A genomic window from Sporosarcina sp. Marseille-Q4063 includes:
- a CDS encoding transcriptional regulator, translating to MLSVQRMTPFFTRKEEFRLRLVFAYQYLSIVKGDELFHFIPTEGKEIVINMKSLQVENLGEVFVFQRGNRFIRLPLYQLLLISDIHSHLKTIMEGSLDVGMEIQVELTEEVLVESKELIESLETENRRRMIDYALETNDLDLFNELTEGMQQT from the coding sequence ATGCTATCAGTTCAACGAATGACGCCATTTTTCACTAGGAAAGAAGAATTCCGATTACGTCTCGTCTTTGCTTATCAGTACTTATCAATCGTGAAAGGAGATGAATTATTTCACTTTATACCGACTGAAGGGAAAGAAATCGTCATTAATATGAAAAGCCTTCAAGTGGAAAATCTCGGGGAAGTGTTTGTATTCCAACGTGGGAACCGATTTATTCGCTTACCACTCTATCAATTACTTCTGATTTCAGATATTCATTCGCACTTAAAAACCATTATGGAAGGGAGCCTCGATGTAGGCATGGAGATACAAGTAGAGTTAACGGAAGAAGTGCTTGTGGAATCCAAGGAGCTGATTGAAAGCCTCGAAACGGAAAACCGTCGACGAATGATCGACTACGCTTTGGAAACGAATGATTTGGATCTATTCAATGAACTAACGGAAGGAATGCAGCAAACTTGA